Genomic window (Rosa chinensis cultivar Old Blush chromosome 6, RchiOBHm-V2, whole genome shotgun sequence):
GCGAGGCCACAACCCAATGTACGATCGAAcaccataaaaaaataaaaaataaaaaaataaaataaaaagaacccCTCACCTGGACACCTTCCCAACTCAAACCTCTTGTATATCGGGAGCCTACACAGGCGATAGAACCCCCTCGCTCCCCTGGGAAACGCACCCATCACCCTCGCCACACGCTTCTGCTCCAGCGTGGTCAAGTCAACCTCTTGCCTCACTATGATACAAAGACACGCTATTAATACACACCAAAGGAAAAATCCACCAAAAATGCAATCACGATACTCACAGATAGGTTGGAAACGGGTCGGAACCCGATGCACCATGTTCGAGTTCTGCCAGCAGCCCCCTACCAGGCAAGGCCTCCCCCGCCAGCGCGCATAGATGTTTGACGGCAGGTCCCCAATAATCGCGCGGCCACGTGCCCTAAAATTTACACATCCGCTATCGCCAGCTTTCATCGAGTATTGCATCTTGAACATAGAATTAAACTCACCAATACTGAGGCATAGCAGTCTGCTGAGCTTCCACAGCAGCAATACCCCCATCAACTGCCTCAGTGAGTTTGGCGATAGCTGCCCTAGCGATACATTCAGGCACGACAGCAGATACTGCAGCTCCTCCGGTATCGGGAATGTCAACCCACACTTGAGCTGATATTCGTAAAAACATGACCACCCCACCTTAGGGTGGCTAAAATATTCACCATCCTTCAAAGGGCGCAACAAGACATTGCCCGGAATCCCCCAAGTTGTCCTCATTTCGGCGATCTGCTCCTCCGTCATACTCGGACCGGGCTGATCAATGGGCATATCGCCAAGGAGCAATCCCCCCCATGGTGAGTGCGGAATCTCCAACACTTCAACGTTTTCCACCTCAGGTATATCAGGACCCACAGTTTGCCCAACCCTACTCAGAACTCCACGAGATGAACCCTCACCACCTCCTCAGGAACCACCCACACCTCCTCCTCAGGAACCACCCACGGCACCCCCGCTAGGAACACCTTCGCCTCGACCTCGAGAACCACCCTCGCCACCTCCACGAGAATCTCCTTCCCATCCACGAGAGGAAACCTACCACGACTACTATTCTCCCGCACCATACTGCGAGCGATACAAACAACTGGTCAATCGCTTCCTATCTATCGCCTTCCTCGACCCCTCCCCCGCAAAATTTCAAATCTTAATAACCTACCCGGAGCGGCAACAGCAAGCCCAGCTCAACCCAAAATTCACCCTCTCCAAAACATTACCAGACCTAGCTCAATCCAGAACCCACCGGTAAATCTCACTCCTAGAATATGACCCCCCTTAACAAAACCCACGCACACAAGCGCCCCCAGCCGAACCCAGAAAGGCCAAGAAACAGTGTACCTGTTCACTCCTTCAATCGGAAAACAGAGACAACGACGCCTACAACACGAAATTCTGCCACCTCCCGAACTTTCCAAGCTTTGTGCATGCCAAAGGCTCAAACTTCACTCAGTTCTTATCCCAATCTCCAATAAGAACACAGGAACAGTAACCTTCTCCTCTGTCCTTATATAGGGACCTCGAGAATATAGGGACCGTTAGACGTGCAAGGACGACGACACCAGATCTCACCACATGTCCGACATCCCTGAACGTTACAAAGGTCATGCGCCATCACCTCGGCTCCTTACCACTACGCCATTATTACATGATCCGGACTTCTCGCACACAAAAAATTAATGACATCATTACACTTGTCACCAGGGCACAGCGTATGCGCCAAAAGACGCATGAAACCCTACCACCGATTCACGATAGTGATACAACGCCAAATGCGAGTACGACCTCCTCACCCCAGCGAAGTTTCCTCTTAAGTGAGGACTTGGGGGTAATAGCTGTACAGAAGCCACGTGGCATGAACTAGTCTTGAGCTTCCGATACTTTCACCAAAGACAAACTCCCCACCTAAGAGAATTCTTgaccggggacttgggggacttgttggtatgCACATATCTCCTAGGCACAAGTAtcagaagcacaagactcgtatcACCAATACATAAGCAAGGAAAGCTCCCAGCTGAGGTTCCCGATACCCCTCGGGGAGATATCGGGAACCCCAAGCATCCCATACCGAAAGAAATggaaccaagctcccacaaacctgctacattaaggtcatctccaacaacccaaagaggtaactgtttactattgctttccattatcattatcttttaacgatactgacttaggcatcggagcgttgaaggccggcacacccggtcttccctctgaccttaaTCTATTTGGCAGATAGCGAGACCGATAGCGATAGGAGCAAACTGATACACCCTGTGTTTAGCTGAATCAAATCCCTCTCTAGACAGCggaaacacaaacaaaaagtGCATTATCTAtggggaattaggtcatagTAAGGAGTGGTGCTATAAAGTGATTGGTTACCTTGATTGGTGGAACTTCACCAAGAGaccgcgaaagaatctgggcaaggccgctGTAGGTACTACAAAGGAAGTTTACCTAGACAATGCCTCTGCTAATGTagcacagtcaggtatgaagggtaaggttacttttaatagtacatggataattgatacaagtgcatctgaccatatgaccaatgaccctagtcttgtgaaaaaccttagacgttcccctcaaaatgttgtctctactgctgatggtactctaACTcctgtcaccggagaaggttctattgctttatctgataccttaacccttgaatctgtcttagttgtcgCATCACTAGgttataatctcctgtctgttggtcaagttattttagctcttgcatgtattgtgaccttctatccgtctttctgtgtgtttcaggacattctgactcggctgattcttggttatggtgttagaagggggaaattatactacatggatctgacagagactggaaagaaacagaagcatcttttgggacaagTTAATCAAATCAACGGGGTAtagaatgcgaaggaagctgtatgaTTATGGCATcaccgtttaggtcatctatcctttagttatcttaagaagctgcaacctcatttgtttttagttttcagtGATTTGAATTTCCAtggtgacatttgtgaactggccaagagtcactgtatttcatattcaccaagtcttaataaaagtcttgttccttttatgaagattcactctgatgtctagggtcctgcgaaaattccttctctttctggagctcggtattttgtaacgtttattgatgattacaCTCgaatgacatgggtgtcattactgaagaataagagtgatgtatttggaatgtttaccaaatttcacaaaatggtggcaactcattatcaacaatccatcagagtgtttcagtctgacaatggtggagagtttgtgaatggctcTATGATTGagtttgccggtcacatggaattcatTATCAAACCTCTAATTCTTATaccctcaacagaatggtttagctgaacggaagaacaggcagttaatggaagttgttcgtgctttcttgtttggcatgaatatACCTCGGTTCTATTGGAGAGAAGCAgtgaaatcagcagcatatcttatcaaccgtactccttcatgGGTGATTGAATTTCAGAATCcccatcagaagcttcatacacttttgaccatcccttctatgcctaatttggagccccgggtgtttgggtgcacagcttatgttcatattcccaagcctcaacacagcaagcttgatccccgtgcccgtaagtgtatatttgttggttatgcggaatttcagaagggttatcgatgttatgatcttCTTACttgcactatacatgtctctcttgatgttgcttttcatGAATCCGAGCCGTATTATTCAGAGGGAGTTTcggagtcttcccttcagggggagagagttCGTGAAGGAAATCCTCGagatttatttgaatttgaagaatttgaagaattagaagcATTGGAATCAAGATTTGGAGTTGGGATTTCTCCAGCACCAGTTGACAACGAAACTGAAATTGGGATAGTaggaaacgaaaaagaaaaagaatctgGGGACATTGAATCTATTGGCGATGGACCAGTGGGATCCCCAACTTACCAGGACAGATGCGATGTAGGACCATCCCTTGAACCGAACAAGACAGACGCATCACGCCAAGACGTCAGCTTGCATCCCCAAAGTGACAATGACGTCAACTTGCATCCCCAAAGTGACAACGACATCAGCATGCATCCCCAAAGTGACAACGACGCTTCAATACATCCTGGAATATATGAAACGTCACAAGCTGACGAATTACCCATTGACCAGCCCAACTGTGATACACCCAATGAagtgaatataattcagagttCTCATCTGTCAGAGTTTTTCCCCCTCTCTACATCATCAACTGAAGAATCCACTGCGAATGTTCCTCCTCATGTACCTTTAATTTCGAATGAATTACCGAGGGTAGATAATATTGATTCAAGGAAATCACAGAGGGTTACCAAgggtattcctaagaaacaatatgagccagacatcaaagccaaagctaaatatcttgtagctaattacatgtctaaccataggttgtctgggttatatgcacttgttgttgatcaattatctactatatttattcctaataacgtgcaggatgcattgacggatccaaaatggataAAGACGATGAATGAAGAGTTAGAaactcttcaaaagaatgcaatatGGGAGTTAGTACCGCTGCCTGCTGGGAAGAAAACTGTAGGATGTCGTTAGGTGTTTATTGTGAAGCTTAATGCCGATGGAACTATTGATAGATACAAgacgaggttggttgccaagagatatacacaacgctatgggattgattatgaggagacttttgcacctgtagcaaagatcaatactgtccggattctaatctcacttgcagcaaacaaagattggcccttgcactagtttgatgttaaaaatgcgtttcttaatgggaatttggaggaagaagtatacatggatgtgcccccaggcgTTAAGAATCACCCAAGTGACATtagcaaggtgtgtaaattgaagaaatcTTTGTATGGCttgaagcaatctccaagagcttggtttgaaAGGTTTTCAaggtccatgaaagcctttgggtACATatagagcaattctgaccataccttgtttatcaaacgcaagaatggtaagattacagctcttattgtgtatgttgatgacatgattgttacaggggatgatccaaaagagatgaatgaattgcaaaagtatctgttaaaggagtttgaaatgaaggatctgggataactgaagtattttctgggtattgaagttgcaaggtctaagaaggggattttgctttcacaaaggaagtatgtccttgatttacttgctgaaacggggatgttGGACTGCAGACCAAtagagacacccattgagatgaatcacagacttgctatttatcctgatcaggttccaactgataaagggaggtatcaacgtcttgtaggaaggttgatttatctttcacatactagaccagatattgcttatgctgtgagtgttgttagccagtttatgcattgtcctagtgaagagcatatggatgcagtctttcatattttgaggtacttgaagatggcaccaggtaaagggttactgtttgagaaaaaaGATGAAATGGAAGTTGTTGGATATACGGATgtagattgggctggtgataaaactgacagacgttctacatctgggtactttaCTTTTGTtagagggaaccttgtcacttggtgtagcaaaaagcagaaagtcGTTGCCAGaccaagtgcagaagctgaatttcgaggtatggcatATGGAatctgtgaaatgttatggatccgtaatgtcctgaaagacctgggttacaagcttatAAGGcttatggatttgcattgtgataatacagctgccattgagattgcacataatccagttcagcatgatagaacaaagtaTGTGGAAGTTGAccatcattttattaaagaaaatcttgatagaaaggttattcgctttccatttgtaaactcagaggagcaattagctgatgttctcacTAAAAAAGTGTCCAGGAAGATATTCGACAGCtcaattgacaagttgggcatgatagacatctatgcaccaacttgagggggagtgtagattATAGAAAAtcatgtaattatggaaagattgtttcctattagaatTAGACTACTTCTTTGTACttatatatataccctcattcatcccacaaatcattgaattaaccctgaattgaagtattcttttctactgttATGACATCATCATTGGTTGGTGGTTACTTACTTAGCAATTTGATGAAGAACCATTGGCAAATAACGTTTTAGATACGGCAGAGAATATTTTAGCTAGTGGCATTTCTTCCCCATTGTTAATAAGGTGGTAGGTTCTTTGGGGTATCTTCAATTTCCTTTCCTGTacggaattttttttgttttataaattaaatagaggattagCGAGATTAGTTCATCTGCGATTCCTGTACAGGAAATCACATTAGGGAGGGCAAGAGGATTAGCCTTTACTTATAGACAAAGCATCCTTCAAAATcacttttacttgtttttctaAGCACTAGGTTACCGCTTTCGGTTTGCTTCGACTGAATTGGAAGAGAATCTTTTCCCTTTTTGGATAAACCCATCTTCCTTCTTCACATCAGCATATTATTATTCTATGACAAATGCTCCAATTAAATATTTGATAGAAccctagctagcttaattgCATATAGTCAAAGATTGATTGGCATCATTTCTACTATTTCTCCCCCTTGTAAATATGCCAATGAAtgcttttttaaaattttaattagcAATTGTCCCCCTCAATGACGAATTGATCCATCTAATAATTAGACTCTAATTGCGTTACGTAAGTATGTGTGTATATTAACAAGGGACATACTAGATTATCTAGGTCAAGAGTGCCTCTGtcacattttaattttgatttatatttatattatattctcTTCTCTTATCTTCTGTAAGCAAACGTGTCATTACATCTGAGTGTTTTCATGTATAAGGTTTATCCCTTATAATTTCGGACTCGAAGGATAGAAAAAAAGTATGCGAATATAAATAGCACTGTTAATTTTTGGAACGTTACTAGCAGTGACGTctgatttttcttcttcataaggGTGCAGACCAAGACTAAGAAGTGTGTATTCTCAGTTATTGCATAATCGCAGCAGGCTTCTCTACGCACTTAACCTTGCTAATATTTCATGACTCATGAGACAGTACGACGGGGTTCCGTGTTGACAGCATCCGTTTGTGATGACCTTTCTTTTTTAGCTAGAAAGATCTTCAAATATGCCCTCCTCTGAAATCTGCTCGTGTGTCATGGAATGAGTTAACATGAGTCTATTCCAAGCTAATGCATACATAATACATTGACAGAACTAATTAGGTAGATGGATTGACCAAAACAGaccagaaaagaaaagttatGCAGATGGATGGATGGATCTAGCTGTGTTAAACCAGAGTTACATAGTGAATGGATATGCAAAGAGCTAAAGAGTCCTTATCGACTAACCACGCATAGAAATCCTAAAAGGATAAATTGAGAATCAAATGACTTTTTGGTTATCGATCGATCATGTTATTCCTTGGAACGGCCAATCAGTAATTATTCTATCTGGTTGAGAAACAATATTGCCATGATCACCACACTATAAATAGACCTAAGTGAGAGCTCAAAGTTCTTCACCTCCACAAAGTCACTTCCATCAAATATAGCACCCGCATTTCAGAGCTTCAAACTACTGAAAAAGTTTAGCTTTTGCAATGGATACGATAACAAGCATGGTGACCGGAAAGCCAGTGGTGATATTCAGCAAGAGCACTTGTTGCATGAGCCACTCCATCAGCTCACTGATAACAGGGTACGGGGCGAATCCAACAGTGTATGAGCTTGATCAAATCCCAAATGGGCAAGTAATAGAGAGGGTGCTAGTTGAGCAGCTGAAATGCGAGCCAAGTGTGCCAGCTGTTTTCATAGGCCAACAGTTCGTTGGTGGAGCTAATCAGGTCATGACCCTCCAACTCAGAAACCAGCTTGCCCCTAGGCTCCTAGAGGCCAATGCCATTTGGGTTTGGAACTAACAGTGGTATGCTACTCTGGTTATATCTAATTTACAGTCATGACTCCAAATAACAGTACGTTTTCATGTTCTCTCCCTCCCGATCCTTTGGGTTTATTATTATGAAGGAATGAACGTGTTGTACTGTATATAGCTATGGCTGGCAAAATTTTATGATCTTGTACTACTAGTTCTTTATTTAGAACAGGAGAGCTTGGTGAATTTTTTCCCTCTTGGCTGGAGTGGGGAGCTTAATTTTTAAGTTCATGTAATCTCCCTATATTACTCCGTGAAATAAAGTAGTACTTGATCCTATACCGGATTTGTTTGCCTAGTTCTTCTCAtttgttgttcttcttcttcttccgaaTTAAATGGTTCGACTCATTAATCATCACCTAAGCACAAGTGTAAATTTATTACTGTAACCAGTCACAGTTACTCCTTATACATAGAAGATCACTGTAAACTCATGGTAATATACCACAAATCAATTTTGTTGTTCTGGATTGGGAACTATGTCCTGATCCTGTATACTTGACATTCTCCCGACAAGATTGTTACCCTAATTACAatcaacaaattatatacacCATTTTGGTACTTTATCACTGCCTAACAAAATATGTCCAAAACAAATCATCTTCAGTAAAGTtatcaaaacaaaactaaatgaATCATTTGCTTCTTCATATCGTATAATGTAACAAACGAAATCTGAAGAGAAAATACAAGTCCTGCCTATTTATAATAAGTTATAGCAGAAAGAGTGGAAAAGAGTACAAGTAGGAGCCCTTCTTGAAATTTTATGAAATGTATGCTCTGGCAACATTGTTTGATCGTCCAATTAAAGGATTAAGATCTTTCACTTCTGTATATACTCTTCTAAGATGCGACTTCTCTTCTCTAGGATTGCATTCTGTTGCCATTTCTGCACTGCCCTTTGAACAGTAGCATTTGCCTTACGTATCTCCTCAGCAGAAAACTTGTGTTCTACAATTCCCAACGGACCAGGTTGCAGCACTGTCACCACAGTTTCCATCTCATGCTCCAGCTGCCTTTGAAGCAGAATATAATCCCAATTCAAATGTAAAATAAACTATAAGATGTTTTAGTAAGAGATTAACTGCAGAAATACACAGGGAGAGCAAGTGCACAGCTGAACATCATACTTCATGCTGCTAAATTTTTAGGGACATGAAAATCATTGGTACGAAAACTTAAACATAGGCATCTGAGGAAAGAAATTTCCGATATCAAAACTGGGGAAAGATCTGCTTATGAGTTCCTAGCCTTCTGTCCCACAGCACTGAGCTCTCATAGTACTTCTTCTCCGGTTGAACACTTTCATCCAAATAATCCCCATTTGCAGGTTTCTAAGCTAGGATTAATCTCTAAAGGCCTCTAAAATTCTATTATTCTTACAAAGTTACTAGCTTTATGAACTGGGGAGCCTTACAATTACTTGCACTATCTTTCATGACCACAACACATGTAATAAAGCTACAATTAGATGAAAATGTTAACTTTCACCAAAGGGAGAAGATAAAAGAGGTAAACAGACTAAACAGTTATTACACCACAGGGCAGCAAGAGTTTCAATTCTGATCCAGATCAATATATCTAATGTAACCAACACAATATTGGCATTGGCAAACAAagaatctttcttttttttttttttcttttttttttgtttcccaTTCACATAAAGATTCAAGCTTGCAATGAATTTGCCCACTATatcacagaaagaagaaattttAGTACACTAGATAACCCCGATAGCCTGGGATTTATTTACAGGGTTTCAATCAGATGGGTTCATATTCAATTTAGCTTCACAGCCTTTTTGCaatttgaacaaaacaaaaagaaaagaactttGTGTAAAAATGGTGCAGAATCTGAATAAAGAAAAACTTGGGTCATTAAAATGAGGCACCTGAAGAGTCTGGAGAAGGGCAACGACCGCAGCCATGGAGAAGATattgtcatctctctctctagagATACCCGCCGTTTCTGTTAATCGACGGTGGCACGCAGGTATTATAGTAACAATACAGCAGCGACGTCgttttattctttccttcaggaaaaagatgaagaaataaaaaaaaaaaatat
Coding sequences:
- the LOC112168857 gene encoding monothiol glutaredoxin-S6, with product MDTITSMVTGKPVVIFSKSTCCMSHSISSLITGYGANPTVYELDQIPNGQVIERVLVEQLKCEPSVPAVFIGQQFVGGANQVMTLQLRNQLAPRLLEANAIWVWN
- the LOC112172929 gene encoding uncharacterized protein LOC112172929, which encodes MTISSPWLRSLPFSRLFRQLEHEMETVVTVLQPGPLGIVEHKFSAEEIRKANATVQRAVQKWQQNAILEKRSRILEEYIQK